In Silene latifolia isolate original U9 population chromosome X, ASM4854445v1, whole genome shotgun sequence, the following proteins share a genomic window:
- the LOC141623878 gene encoding DNA (cytosine-5)-methyltransferase DRM2-like isoform X3, whose amino-acid sequence MGGIDSDEESDKFSWSSDDELQEKKPTVECATSLATAKEGITCKEEASSSSGPSSALFRYFVASGFSEDMVSKAIEENAGDGDMDSILNALLTYKHLESSPSDEQIIENHPATHQNGDFTLREDDLLAQNLNTDSDQNFDVDSDDWSSDYNENILEDFSDSDSCPGIESLRLSEEQRKMKYLKDMGYPVEEISIAIERCGPESSIEELADFIGAAQLARALDASYVDPPVKPSLYGKHKKRKMLEFDLSKKKQKACFEEEPIRLPKPMIGFGVPTELCPDFQRTLPEAALGPPYFYYENVALAPKGVWDTISRFLYDVEPEFVDSKYFCAAARKRGYIHNLPIENRYPLLPMPPRTINEALPLTKRWWPRWDARTKLNCLQTCIGSAKLTERIRKAIEQYDGDPPPSVQKFVIEQCRKWNLVWVGRNKVAPLEPDEVEMLLGFPRNHTRGGGVSRTERYKSLGNSFQVDTVAYHLSVLKELFPDGINVLSLFSGIGGAEVALHRLGIRLKLVVSVEKSEVNRDIVRVWWEQTNQKGILIDIDDVQKLTGDRIEQLIGTYGGFDLLIGGSPCNNLAGSNRVSRDGLEGKESSLFFDYCRILDLVKCIMSRNL is encoded by the exons ATG GGAGGGATTGATTCTGATGAAGAGAGTGATAAATTTAGCTGGAGTAGTGACGATGAACTGCAAGAGAAGAAACCAACTGTTGAATGTGCTACTTCTTTAGCAACGGCAAAAGAGGGAATTACCTGCAAAGAAGAG GCAAGCTCCTCTTCTGGACCGTCATCGGCATTGTTTCGCTATTTTGTGGCATCTGGCTTCTCCGAAGACATGGTTTCAAAAGCTATTGAAGAAAATG CAGGAGATGGGGATATGGATTCAATCCTAAATGCTCTTCTTACTTATAAG CATCTTGAAAGCTCTCCCTCAGACGAGCAAATTATTGAAAACCACCCTGCCACACATCAAAATGGGGATTTTACACTGAGAGAGGATGATTTGCTTGCTCAAAACCTGAATACTGACTCTGATCAGAACTTTGATGTGGATTCCGATGATTGGTCCTCAGATTATAATGAAAACATCCTCGAGGACTTTTCTGATTCTGATAGCTGTCCTGGAATTGAG TCTCTCCGTTTGTCGGAAGAACAGCGGAAAATGAAATATTTGAAAGACATGGGCTACCCTGTTGAAGAAATCTCAATAGCAATAGAAAGATGCG GTCCCGAGTCATCAATCGAGGAGTTAGCTGACTTCATTGGTGCCGCTCAGTTGGCAAGGGCTCTAGACGCATCATATGTGGATCCTCCTGTAAAACCTAGTTTATACGGTAAACATAAGAAGAGGAAAATGCTTGAGTTTGACCTGTCGAAGAAAAAACAAAAGGCATGTTTTGAGGAGGAACCAATCCGTCTGCCTAAACCCATGATAGGGTTTGGAGTCCCTACTGAACTCTGTCCAGATTTTCAGAGAACACTTCCCGAGGCAGCCTTGGGCCCTCCATATTTCTACTATGAAAATGTGGCCCTCGCTCCCAAAGGTGTTTGGGACACAATCTCTAGGTTCCTGTACGACGTCGAGCCGGAATTTGTCGATTCAAAGTATTTTTGTGCGGCTGCACGAAAAAGAGGGTACATCCATAACCTACCTATTGAAAATCGGTATCCTCTCCTACCAATGCCCCCTCGGACCATCAATGAGGCCTTACCCTTGACGAAGAGATGGTGGCCTCGTTGGGATGCAAGAACAAAACTTAACTGTTTGCAAACATGCATTGGTAGTGCAAAGCTAACAGAGAGGATCAGAAAGGCTATAGAACAGTACGATGGCGATCCACCTCCAAGTGTCCAAAAATTCGTCATTGAGCAATGTCGAAAATGGAATCTAGTGTGGGTAGGCAGAAATAAGGTGGCTCCTCTTGAACCAGATGAAGTGGAGATGCTCTTGGGGTTCCCGAGAAACCACACCCGAGGAGGTGGAGTCAGTAGAACTGAAAGGTACAAGTCACTGGGCAATTCATTTCAG GTTGATACAGTGGCATACCACCTTTCGGTGCTAAAAGAATTGTTTCCAGATGGCATCAATGTTCTCTCTCTGTTTTCTGGGATTGGAGGTGCTGAGGTGGCTCTTCACCGTTTAGGTATACGCCTGAAGTTGGTCGTATCAGTGGAAAAATCGGAAGTGAACCGAGATATAGTTCGGGTCTGGTGGGAACAAACAAATCAAAAGGGAATTCTGATAGATATCGATGACGTTCAAAAGTTGACAGGTGATAGGATTGAGCAACTTATTGGGACATATGGTGGGTTTGATCTGCTTATTGGCGGTAGCCCATGTAACAATCTTGCTGGTAGTAATAGGGTAAGCAGGGACGGACTCGAGGGTAAGGAGTCGTCACTTTTCTTCGACTATTGTCGCATCCTAGACTTGGTAAAGTGTATTATGAGTAGGAATCTCTGA
- the LOC141623878 gene encoding DNA (cytosine-5)-methyltransferase DRM2-like isoform X1 → MGGIDSDEESDKFSWSSDDELQEKKPTVECATSLATAKEGITCKEEASSSSGPSSALFRYFVASGFSEDMVSKAIEENAGDGDMDSILNALLTYKHLESSPSDEQIIENHPATHQNGDFTLREDDLLAQNLNTDSDQNFDVDSDDWSSDYNENILEDFSDSDSCPGIEVQSLRLSEEQRKMKYLKDMGYPVEEISIAIERCGPESSIEELADFIGAAQLARALDASYVDPPVKPSLYGKHKKRKMLEFDLSKKKQKACFEEEPIRLPKPMIGFGVPTELCPDFQRTLPEAALGPPYFYYENVALAPKGVWDTISRFLYDVEPEFVDSKYFCAAARKRGYIHNLPIENRYPLLPMPPRTINEALPLTKRWWPRWDARTKLNCLQTCIGSAKLTERIRKAIEQYDGDPPPSVQKFVIEQCRKWNLVWVGRNKVAPLEPDEVEMLLGFPRNHTRGGGVSRTERYKSLGNSFQVDTVAYHLSVLKELFPDGINVLSLFSGIGGAEVALHRLGIRLKLVVSVEKSEVNRDIVRVWWEQTNQKGILIDIDDVQKLTGDRIEQLIGTYGGFDLLIGGSPCNNLAGSNRVSRDGLEGKESSLFFDYCRILDLVKCIMSRNL, encoded by the exons ATG GGAGGGATTGATTCTGATGAAGAGAGTGATAAATTTAGCTGGAGTAGTGACGATGAACTGCAAGAGAAGAAACCAACTGTTGAATGTGCTACTTCTTTAGCAACGGCAAAAGAGGGAATTACCTGCAAAGAAGAG GCAAGCTCCTCTTCTGGACCGTCATCGGCATTGTTTCGCTATTTTGTGGCATCTGGCTTCTCCGAAGACATGGTTTCAAAAGCTATTGAAGAAAATG CAGGAGATGGGGATATGGATTCAATCCTAAATGCTCTTCTTACTTATAAG CATCTTGAAAGCTCTCCCTCAGACGAGCAAATTATTGAAAACCACCCTGCCACACATCAAAATGGGGATTTTACACTGAGAGAGGATGATTTGCTTGCTCAAAACCTGAATACTGACTCTGATCAGAACTTTGATGTGGATTCCGATGATTGGTCCTCAGATTATAATGAAAACATCCTCGAGGACTTTTCTGATTCTGATAGCTGTCCTGGAATTGAG GTACAGTCTCTCCGTTTGTCGGAAGAACAGCGGAAAATGAAATATTTGAAAGACATGGGCTACCCTGTTGAAGAAATCTCAATAGCAATAGAAAGATGCG GTCCCGAGTCATCAATCGAGGAGTTAGCTGACTTCATTGGTGCCGCTCAGTTGGCAAGGGCTCTAGACGCATCATATGTGGATCCTCCTGTAAAACCTAGTTTATACGGTAAACATAAGAAGAGGAAAATGCTTGAGTTTGACCTGTCGAAGAAAAAACAAAAGGCATGTTTTGAGGAGGAACCAATCCGTCTGCCTAAACCCATGATAGGGTTTGGAGTCCCTACTGAACTCTGTCCAGATTTTCAGAGAACACTTCCCGAGGCAGCCTTGGGCCCTCCATATTTCTACTATGAAAATGTGGCCCTCGCTCCCAAAGGTGTTTGGGACACAATCTCTAGGTTCCTGTACGACGTCGAGCCGGAATTTGTCGATTCAAAGTATTTTTGTGCGGCTGCACGAAAAAGAGGGTACATCCATAACCTACCTATTGAAAATCGGTATCCTCTCCTACCAATGCCCCCTCGGACCATCAATGAGGCCTTACCCTTGACGAAGAGATGGTGGCCTCGTTGGGATGCAAGAACAAAACTTAACTGTTTGCAAACATGCATTGGTAGTGCAAAGCTAACAGAGAGGATCAGAAAGGCTATAGAACAGTACGATGGCGATCCACCTCCAAGTGTCCAAAAATTCGTCATTGAGCAATGTCGAAAATGGAATCTAGTGTGGGTAGGCAGAAATAAGGTGGCTCCTCTTGAACCAGATGAAGTGGAGATGCTCTTGGGGTTCCCGAGAAACCACACCCGAGGAGGTGGAGTCAGTAGAACTGAAAGGTACAAGTCACTGGGCAATTCATTTCAG GTTGATACAGTGGCATACCACCTTTCGGTGCTAAAAGAATTGTTTCCAGATGGCATCAATGTTCTCTCTCTGTTTTCTGGGATTGGAGGTGCTGAGGTGGCTCTTCACCGTTTAGGTATACGCCTGAAGTTGGTCGTATCAGTGGAAAAATCGGAAGTGAACCGAGATATAGTTCGGGTCTGGTGGGAACAAACAAATCAAAAGGGAATTCTGATAGATATCGATGACGTTCAAAAGTTGACAGGTGATAGGATTGAGCAACTTATTGGGACATATGGTGGGTTTGATCTGCTTATTGGCGGTAGCCCATGTAACAATCTTGCTGGTAGTAATAGGGTAAGCAGGGACGGACTCGAGGGTAAGGAGTCGTCACTTTTCTTCGACTATTGTCGCATCCTAGACTTGGTAAAGTGTATTATGAGTAGGAATCTCTGA
- the LOC141623878 gene encoding DNA (cytosine-5)-methyltransferase DRM2-like isoform X2 has product MGGIDSDEESDKFSWSSDDELQEKKPTVECATSLATAKEGITCKEEASSSSGPSSALFRYFVASGFSEDMVSKAIEENGDGDMDSILNALLTYKHLESSPSDEQIIENHPATHQNGDFTLREDDLLAQNLNTDSDQNFDVDSDDWSSDYNENILEDFSDSDSCPGIEVQSLRLSEEQRKMKYLKDMGYPVEEISIAIERCGPESSIEELADFIGAAQLARALDASYVDPPVKPSLYGKHKKRKMLEFDLSKKKQKACFEEEPIRLPKPMIGFGVPTELCPDFQRTLPEAALGPPYFYYENVALAPKGVWDTISRFLYDVEPEFVDSKYFCAAARKRGYIHNLPIENRYPLLPMPPRTINEALPLTKRWWPRWDARTKLNCLQTCIGSAKLTERIRKAIEQYDGDPPPSVQKFVIEQCRKWNLVWVGRNKVAPLEPDEVEMLLGFPRNHTRGGGVSRTERYKSLGNSFQVDTVAYHLSVLKELFPDGINVLSLFSGIGGAEVALHRLGIRLKLVVSVEKSEVNRDIVRVWWEQTNQKGILIDIDDVQKLTGDRIEQLIGTYGGFDLLIGGSPCNNLAGSNRVSRDGLEGKESSLFFDYCRILDLVKCIMSRNL; this is encoded by the exons ATG GGAGGGATTGATTCTGATGAAGAGAGTGATAAATTTAGCTGGAGTAGTGACGATGAACTGCAAGAGAAGAAACCAACTGTTGAATGTGCTACTTCTTTAGCAACGGCAAAAGAGGGAATTACCTGCAAAGAAGAG GCAAGCTCCTCTTCTGGACCGTCATCGGCATTGTTTCGCTATTTTGTGGCATCTGGCTTCTCCGAAGACATGGTTTCAAAAGCTATTGAAGAAAATG GAGATGGGGATATGGATTCAATCCTAAATGCTCTTCTTACTTATAAG CATCTTGAAAGCTCTCCCTCAGACGAGCAAATTATTGAAAACCACCCTGCCACACATCAAAATGGGGATTTTACACTGAGAGAGGATGATTTGCTTGCTCAAAACCTGAATACTGACTCTGATCAGAACTTTGATGTGGATTCCGATGATTGGTCCTCAGATTATAATGAAAACATCCTCGAGGACTTTTCTGATTCTGATAGCTGTCCTGGAATTGAG GTACAGTCTCTCCGTTTGTCGGAAGAACAGCGGAAAATGAAATATTTGAAAGACATGGGCTACCCTGTTGAAGAAATCTCAATAGCAATAGAAAGATGCG GTCCCGAGTCATCAATCGAGGAGTTAGCTGACTTCATTGGTGCCGCTCAGTTGGCAAGGGCTCTAGACGCATCATATGTGGATCCTCCTGTAAAACCTAGTTTATACGGTAAACATAAGAAGAGGAAAATGCTTGAGTTTGACCTGTCGAAGAAAAAACAAAAGGCATGTTTTGAGGAGGAACCAATCCGTCTGCCTAAACCCATGATAGGGTTTGGAGTCCCTACTGAACTCTGTCCAGATTTTCAGAGAACACTTCCCGAGGCAGCCTTGGGCCCTCCATATTTCTACTATGAAAATGTGGCCCTCGCTCCCAAAGGTGTTTGGGACACAATCTCTAGGTTCCTGTACGACGTCGAGCCGGAATTTGTCGATTCAAAGTATTTTTGTGCGGCTGCACGAAAAAGAGGGTACATCCATAACCTACCTATTGAAAATCGGTATCCTCTCCTACCAATGCCCCCTCGGACCATCAATGAGGCCTTACCCTTGACGAAGAGATGGTGGCCTCGTTGGGATGCAAGAACAAAACTTAACTGTTTGCAAACATGCATTGGTAGTGCAAAGCTAACAGAGAGGATCAGAAAGGCTATAGAACAGTACGATGGCGATCCACCTCCAAGTGTCCAAAAATTCGTCATTGAGCAATGTCGAAAATGGAATCTAGTGTGGGTAGGCAGAAATAAGGTGGCTCCTCTTGAACCAGATGAAGTGGAGATGCTCTTGGGGTTCCCGAGAAACCACACCCGAGGAGGTGGAGTCAGTAGAACTGAAAGGTACAAGTCACTGGGCAATTCATTTCAG GTTGATACAGTGGCATACCACCTTTCGGTGCTAAAAGAATTGTTTCCAGATGGCATCAATGTTCTCTCTCTGTTTTCTGGGATTGGAGGTGCTGAGGTGGCTCTTCACCGTTTAGGTATACGCCTGAAGTTGGTCGTATCAGTGGAAAAATCGGAAGTGAACCGAGATATAGTTCGGGTCTGGTGGGAACAAACAAATCAAAAGGGAATTCTGATAGATATCGATGACGTTCAAAAGTTGACAGGTGATAGGATTGAGCAACTTATTGGGACATATGGTGGGTTTGATCTGCTTATTGGCGGTAGCCCATGTAACAATCTTGCTGGTAGTAATAGGGTAAGCAGGGACGGACTCGAGGGTAAGGAGTCGTCACTTTTCTTCGACTATTGTCGCATCCTAGACTTGGTAAAGTGTATTATGAGTAGGAATCTCTGA
- the LOC141623878 gene encoding DNA (cytosine-5)-methyltransferase DRM2-like isoform X4: protein MGGIDSDEESDKFSWSSDDELQEKKPTVECATSLATAKEGITCKEEASSSSGPSSALFRYFVASGFSEDMVSKAIEENGDGDMDSILNALLTYKHLESSPSDEQIIENHPATHQNGDFTLREDDLLAQNLNTDSDQNFDVDSDDWSSDYNENILEDFSDSDSCPGIESLRLSEEQRKMKYLKDMGYPVEEISIAIERCGPESSIEELADFIGAAQLARALDASYVDPPVKPSLYGKHKKRKMLEFDLSKKKQKACFEEEPIRLPKPMIGFGVPTELCPDFQRTLPEAALGPPYFYYENVALAPKGVWDTISRFLYDVEPEFVDSKYFCAAARKRGYIHNLPIENRYPLLPMPPRTINEALPLTKRWWPRWDARTKLNCLQTCIGSAKLTERIRKAIEQYDGDPPPSVQKFVIEQCRKWNLVWVGRNKVAPLEPDEVEMLLGFPRNHTRGGGVSRTERYKSLGNSFQVDTVAYHLSVLKELFPDGINVLSLFSGIGGAEVALHRLGIRLKLVVSVEKSEVNRDIVRVWWEQTNQKGILIDIDDVQKLTGDRIEQLIGTYGGFDLLIGGSPCNNLAGSNRVSRDGLEGKESSLFFDYCRILDLVKCIMSRNL, encoded by the exons ATG GGAGGGATTGATTCTGATGAAGAGAGTGATAAATTTAGCTGGAGTAGTGACGATGAACTGCAAGAGAAGAAACCAACTGTTGAATGTGCTACTTCTTTAGCAACGGCAAAAGAGGGAATTACCTGCAAAGAAGAG GCAAGCTCCTCTTCTGGACCGTCATCGGCATTGTTTCGCTATTTTGTGGCATCTGGCTTCTCCGAAGACATGGTTTCAAAAGCTATTGAAGAAAATG GAGATGGGGATATGGATTCAATCCTAAATGCTCTTCTTACTTATAAG CATCTTGAAAGCTCTCCCTCAGACGAGCAAATTATTGAAAACCACCCTGCCACACATCAAAATGGGGATTTTACACTGAGAGAGGATGATTTGCTTGCTCAAAACCTGAATACTGACTCTGATCAGAACTTTGATGTGGATTCCGATGATTGGTCCTCAGATTATAATGAAAACATCCTCGAGGACTTTTCTGATTCTGATAGCTGTCCTGGAATTGAG TCTCTCCGTTTGTCGGAAGAACAGCGGAAAATGAAATATTTGAAAGACATGGGCTACCCTGTTGAAGAAATCTCAATAGCAATAGAAAGATGCG GTCCCGAGTCATCAATCGAGGAGTTAGCTGACTTCATTGGTGCCGCTCAGTTGGCAAGGGCTCTAGACGCATCATATGTGGATCCTCCTGTAAAACCTAGTTTATACGGTAAACATAAGAAGAGGAAAATGCTTGAGTTTGACCTGTCGAAGAAAAAACAAAAGGCATGTTTTGAGGAGGAACCAATCCGTCTGCCTAAACCCATGATAGGGTTTGGAGTCCCTACTGAACTCTGTCCAGATTTTCAGAGAACACTTCCCGAGGCAGCCTTGGGCCCTCCATATTTCTACTATGAAAATGTGGCCCTCGCTCCCAAAGGTGTTTGGGACACAATCTCTAGGTTCCTGTACGACGTCGAGCCGGAATTTGTCGATTCAAAGTATTTTTGTGCGGCTGCACGAAAAAGAGGGTACATCCATAACCTACCTATTGAAAATCGGTATCCTCTCCTACCAATGCCCCCTCGGACCATCAATGAGGCCTTACCCTTGACGAAGAGATGGTGGCCTCGTTGGGATGCAAGAACAAAACTTAACTGTTTGCAAACATGCATTGGTAGTGCAAAGCTAACAGAGAGGATCAGAAAGGCTATAGAACAGTACGATGGCGATCCACCTCCAAGTGTCCAAAAATTCGTCATTGAGCAATGTCGAAAATGGAATCTAGTGTGGGTAGGCAGAAATAAGGTGGCTCCTCTTGAACCAGATGAAGTGGAGATGCTCTTGGGGTTCCCGAGAAACCACACCCGAGGAGGTGGAGTCAGTAGAACTGAAAGGTACAAGTCACTGGGCAATTCATTTCAG GTTGATACAGTGGCATACCACCTTTCGGTGCTAAAAGAATTGTTTCCAGATGGCATCAATGTTCTCTCTCTGTTTTCTGGGATTGGAGGTGCTGAGGTGGCTCTTCACCGTTTAGGTATACGCCTGAAGTTGGTCGTATCAGTGGAAAAATCGGAAGTGAACCGAGATATAGTTCGGGTCTGGTGGGAACAAACAAATCAAAAGGGAATTCTGATAGATATCGATGACGTTCAAAAGTTGACAGGTGATAGGATTGAGCAACTTATTGGGACATATGGTGGGTTTGATCTGCTTATTGGCGGTAGCCCATGTAACAATCTTGCTGGTAGTAATAGGGTAAGCAGGGACGGACTCGAGGGTAAGGAGTCGTCACTTTTCTTCGACTATTGTCGCATCCTAGACTTGGTAAAGTGTATTATGAGTAGGAATCTCTGA